The Candidatus Palauibacter scopulicola DNA segment CAGAATTTCCCGATCGGGAACACGGAGGAGAAAAAGCGTCGCAGATTTCGTAATGCGAAAAGCGGGCGACCGGGGTCGAACCGGCGACCTTCAGCTTGGAAGGCTGACGCTCTGCCAACTGAGCTACGCCCGCGAGGCCGTCGAATCTGGCGACCGGGCCCCGCGGCGGGCAAGTTTTCGGGCACACGCAACGACCGCACGGGACGACGAATCCAGGAGGATGATCGAGTGAGCGTTCGACATGTGTCGGAGTTCGGGCTGACGCCGGTCGCCGCCGGGTCGGGGACCGAAACGCAGGTTCTCATCGGGCCGGACCAGGGGCCGAACTTCGCGCTGCGGCGCTTCGTGATGCAGCCGGGCGGGGGGATGCCGCGGCACACGAACGCGGTCGAACACGAGCAGTATGTCCTCCGGGGACGGGCCCGGGTGTCGATCGGGGACGAGACGCACGACGTGAAGGCCGGAGACGTCGTCTACATTCCCGCGGGAACGCCGCACTCCTACGACGCCCTGGGGGATGAGCCCTTCGAGTTCCTGTGCGCCGTGCCCAACCGGCCCGACAAGATCGAGATCGTCGACTGCTGATCTCGGGACAGGTCCCTCCGTTCTCGACGCTCACGCGGAGTTTGCCGCGGGCTGCTAGACGGTAAGGACGACCCTCCCGACCACCCGGCCCGCCTCCAAGTCGCGCAGACTCGCCTCGGCTTCAGCCATGGGCCGCGTCGCGTAGGGAATCGGGTCGACGCGGCCGGCGCGGACGAGTTCCATCAACTCCGCCATCTCGGCGAGGCTCCCGAGATCGGACCCCTGGACGGCGAGATCCTTGAGGACGAGCAGGGGGATAGGGACGGAGAGCGAGCCCCCGAGCAGACCGACCACCACGAGGCTTCCGCTCTTGGCGACCGTCCGGAAACCGAGCGCGGCGGACGCCGAGGAACCGGCGAAGTCGACGACCGCGGCGCAGCCGCCGTTCGTGAGCTTCTTCAACTGCCGGGGCGCGTCGTCCTCGCGGGCGTCCACCACATGCGCGGCCCCCGCGCGCCGCGCCACATCGAGCTTCGCGTCGTCGACCTCGACCACGATGAGTTCGACGTCGAAGAGCGCCTTCGCGAGCTGGATGCCGGCGAACCCGACGCCGCCGGCCCCGATGATGACGAGCTGGTCCTCGAGCCGACGTTCCGCCTTGCGGAGCGCGCTGTAGGCGGTGAGGCCGGAGCAGGCGTACGTACCGGCCAGTTCGGGCGCGACGTCTCCGAAGTCGAAGAGATAGCGCGGGTGCGGGACGACGACGTGATCCGCGAAGCCGCCGTCGAGGTGCGTGCCGAGGGCGCGCGGGCGGTGGCACAGATGCTCCCGGTCGGCGTCGCAGAACTCACACGCGGTGCACCCGATCCACGGGAAGACGACGCGGCGGTCGCCGATGGAGACGCCATCGGCATCCGGCCCGGCCGCAGCGACTTCGCCGACGATCTCGTGGCCGAGCGTGAAGGGGAGTTCGCGTACGGCCCGGACGTCCAGCTTTCGGCCGCCGCCCATCTCGAAGTAGCCCTGCCACAGGTGCAGGTCGCTGTGGCAGAGGCCACAGGCGTGGACGCGGACGAGCACCTCGGTGCCCGTCGGGTCGGGGGTCGGCCGCTCCGCTCGTTCGAGTGGGCCACCGTACTCGCGGAACTGGTAGCTCTTCATCGCCTTCCTCGGTGTGGTTTCAGAAGCGGGGTGTCAGAACTTTCGCGAACGCGTCCACGACATCCTGCATCTGGGCAGCCCCCGCCAGCAGCACCTCGTGCTTGATCCAGACCGTCGTGCGGCACAGCACCTCGCACACGGGCAGCCCGGGCTGGAGCGGCTTGCCGTAGCCGTGGTGTGCCGGGATTCCCTCAGCCCGCAACGCCTCGATCATCCAGCTCTTGTCCCGGCCGTCGCTCGAGCCTGCCCCGAGCCGGGATTCGTCGATCCGGACCATGAAGACGTGGCAGCCGTGCGCGGTGATGCGCGGGTCCGGGTCCGGCGTGCGCAGGCCGTCGATGTCGGCGAGACCCTTCGCGAGCGCGTCCATGGCCTGCCGGCGGATGGCCTGCTCGGCGGGGAGGCGTTCCAGTCCGGCGAGGAGCAACGCCGCCTGGAACTCGGTCATGCGGAGGTTGAGTCCCACGTCGGCGTGCTCGTGCCGGCTTCCCTCCGGATCGCGGCCGCAGTCGTGCCACGACCACGCCCGCCGATAGAGCGCCTCGTCGCTGGTGAGGACCATTCCGCCCTCGCCGGCCGTGAGGTTCTTGCTCGACTGGAAGCTGAACGCGCCCGCGTCGCCCAGGGTGCCGACCGCGCGGCCGCGCCAGCTGGCGAGCCACGCCTGCGCGGCATCCTCGATGACCCGGAGGCCCCGGCGGGCGGCGATCTCGTTCACGCGATCCATGTCCACCGGGCGTCCGCCGATATGAACGGGCAGGATGGCCGTCGTGCGCTCCGTGATCGCATCCTCGATCCGCGCCGGATCCAGGTTGTGCGTGCCGGCCGCCACGTCGGCGAAGGCGGGAACCGCGCCCAGCGACCGGATCGCGTGGGCCGTCGCCACGAAGCTGTACGGGCTCGTGACGACTTCGTCGCCGGGCTGCACGCCGGCGGCGACGAGCGCGGCCTGAAGCGCCATTGTGCCGTTGCAGCAGGCCACGGCGTACCGGGCGCCGTGCAGCGCGGCGAAGCGGGCCTCGAGCTCCGGGACGGCCCCGCCGCCCAGCCCCCAGCGGCCGGACTCGAGCACCTCCGTCAGGGCGCGCCGCTCCGCCGCCCCGGAGCGCGGCCACGCGGGCCACGGCGCCGTGCGGACCGGGGTGCCGCCGTCGATCGCCAGCCGGCCGGTCATGCGCCAGGAAACCGCGCGCGGCCTACGAGACGGCGCGCGGCCGGCTCCGTGCGATGATCGCCGGGACGCCCGAGTCCCGCGCGAGCTGGTTGAACGCGTCGAGCATCTCTCCGAGCACCCGCGAGAGGGCGGCCTCCTCCACCACCCACTCGGCCTCCAGGTCGCCCCAGCGCTCCAGCACGCCGGCGCGGGGAGGCAGGTCGGAGCCATCCACCTCACCCATGAGCGCCGCCAACTGCATGTTCAGCAGCCCTTCGTAGGCGACCATGTCCTGCTGCGCCGCCCGCCGCTTCTGGAACAGACGGTCTTCCAGCACGGTGATCGAATCGGCGAGCGCGGCGCCCGCCGCTCCGAGCGCCTCCGCCCCGGAGAGGCCGGCCTCGGACGCCTGCCCGACTACCGCGTTCACCTGCGCGCGCACGTCCCGGATGTCGTTCAGACCGGTGTGGAGGTCCACGATCGCCCCGAACACCGACTCCAGGAAGCGCCCGTTCGCGGCGAAATCCGTCTCGGAAATCGCGATCCGCGGATCCCCGCGCACCTCGAAGGGCCGGGTCTGTGCCGGCGCGTCGCCCACCGTCAGGCGGGCGCTGTACGCCCCCGGCATGACGCGGTAACCGGGCGCGTCTCCGAAGAAGGCGTACGACTCCGCAACCCGCGGCCCACTCTCCACGCGCAGGTCCCAGTACACCCGATTGTGCCCCGGCGCGGCGGGCGCGCGCGAGTGCCGGACGCCCAAGGCCGTCGTTGCCGTATCGGTGGTGAACGTGCGGATCACCGCGCCCCCCGCGTCGAGGATCTCCAGCACGAGCGAAGAGCCCGGCGAGTCCGGCGCTTCCCCGGCTCCCGGCTCCCGCGGCGGGGCGTCCACGACGTAGTCGATCGCCACGCCCGGCGTCTTGTTCTGTCCCGATGTCGTCGGGCCCACGGGGCCCCCGAGCCCCGCGCTCACGCGGTACGCCGTGGAGGGCGTGTAGAGGTAGTGCCCATCCGCCGCCTCGGCCTCGGCGTGCTGCCGCAGCGGAGCGAGGTCGTCGAGCACCCAGAAGCCGCGCCCCTGCGTCGCCACGGCGAGATCCCCCGCCTGCACCTGCAGGTCGGTGATCTGCGTGAGGGGCATGTTCAGGTCCAGGCTCCGCCACGAGGCCCCGTCATCGAAGCTCACGTACATCCCGAGTTCGGTCCCGGCGTAGAGCAGCCCGCGGCGCGCGGGATCCTCGCGCACGACCCGGGCCCAGGCGTCGGAGCGGTCCGCCCCGATCCCGGCGTCGATGCGCTCCCAGCTCTCGCCGTAATCCGCGGTCGTGTAGATGTAGGGCGCGAAGTCGTCGAACTTGTAGCGGGCGAGCGTGATGTAGGCGCCACCCGGCTCGTGCGGCGACGGGTCGAGGGAATTCACCATCCCCTCCGGCATCCCGTCCGGCGTGACGTCCATCCACGTCTCTCCGTTGTCGCGCGTCACGTGGACGAGGCCGTCGTCCGCTCCCACCCAGATCGTCCCCGCCTCCAGCGGCGACTCCGCCATCGCCATGATCGTGTTGTAGACCTCGCCTCCCGCGGCCTCGTTCGTGAACGGCCCGCCCGCCGCCACGTGCTTCTCCGGCTCGTTCCGCGTGAGGTCGGGCGAGATCTCCTCCCACGTCACCCCGCGGTCGCTCGACCGCAACAGGTGCTGCGCCCCGTGGTAGATCACGCTCGGGTCGTGCGGCGACACGACGACCGGACCGTTCCAGTTCCAGCGGTAGCGCATGTCCTCGGCATCCATCCCGAGCTGGAACTGCGGGTACGCCTGCACGCTGCGCGCGGAGCCGAGTTCCGTGTCCAGCTCCGTGATGATCCCCTGGATCGACGTCGCGTACAGGTAGCGCGGGTCGTCGGGATCGAAGGCGACCCAGGCCGATTCCCCGCCCCCCGCGTCGATCCAGTCCTTCCAGCCCAGCCCGCCGGCGTGCGTCGCCCAGCCCAGCATGCCCACGCTCGTGTTGTCCTGCTGTCCCCCGTACATGCGGTACGGGAACCGGTTGTCCACCGCGAGCCGGTAGATCTGCGCCGTGGGCTGGTTCTCCTGCGTGGACCAGGTCTCGCCGCCGTTGAAGGTGACCGTCCCTCCCCCGTCGTTGGCGGAGAGCATGACCTCGCTATCGAACGGGTTGATCCACAGGTCGTGGTGATCGACGTGCGGCGTCTGGATCGTCTCCCAGCTCCGCCCGCCATCGATCGACTTGAGGAAGGGCGAGTTCATCACGTAGACGGTCTCGCGGTCCAGCGGGTCCGCGTACAGCTCGATGTAGTACCAGGCTCGCCCGCGCAGCTGGCGCTCCGAGCTCGTCAGCGACCAGGTGTTCCCGCCGTCGTCCGAGCGGTAGACGCCGTCCACGTCCTCGTCCGCCTCGATCAGCGCCCACACCCGGTCGGGGTCGGCCGGAGACACGTCGATCGCCGTCTTCCCCATGAGATCGGGCAGGCCCGCGTTGATCTCCTCCCACGTGTCTCCGCCGTCCGTCGACTTCCAGAAGCCCGAGCCGGGCCCGCCGCTCCGGATGTACCACGGCTCGCGGTCGTGGTCCCACATGGAGGCGTAGAGGATGCGCGGGTTCGTGCGGTCCATCGCGAGGTCCGAGGCGCCCGTGTTCTCGTCCACGTGGAGGACGAGTTCCCAGTTCTCGCCGCCATCCGCCGAGCGATAGATCCCCCGATCCGGCGACGGCGCGAAGGGCGACCCCTGGGCGGCGACGTAGACGAGATCCGGATCCCGGGGATGCACGCGGATGCGGGAGATGACGCGGGTGGGGGCGAGGCCCATGTGCCTCCATGTGCGGCCCGCATCCGTCGAGCGGTAGACGCCGTCGCCGTGCGAGGTCGTGACGCCGCGGATCGAGTGCTCGCCCATCCCGACGTACACGACGTTCGGGTCGGATTCGGAGACGGCCACCGCGCCCACGGACGAGGTGCCCACGAAGCCGTCCGTCACCGGATGCCAGCTGATGCCGGCATCGGACGTCTTCCATACGCCGCCGCCCGCCGTCCCCATGTAGTACGTGAGACGGTCGCCGGGGACCCCCGCCGCGGCGACGGCCCGCCCGCCGCGGAACGGCCCCACGTTGCGCCACCGCATCGACTGGTAGAGCGCGGTCTCGGCCTCCGCATCGCCGGCCGGCTCCTGGATCGGGGCTGTCGCGCGCGCCTCCGCCGCCGGCGCCGCAAGGATCAGCGCCACGAGGAAGCCGCGCGCGCGTCGCGAGAGGTCGGGGAGAGGGATTCTCAAGTCGATCGAGCACATGGGAGCGGACCTCCGAGGTTGGCGTGTCGGCACCGGGGCCGACCCCGTTTCATATTGGGCGCGAAGAATAAGCGGTTCCGCAGCGCCGCCGACAGAATCCCCAGCCCAGGCAGAGGTCGCATGGACGTACTGCTGAAGCGTTTCGCCGGGCGTCTCACGCTCACGCTCTCGCTGGTCGTGCTGGAGTCCGCCGGCTGGCTGCTCTTCCCGCTCGTCATCGGCCGCGCCATCGACGGCGTTCTCGCGGGCTCAACGCGGGGTCTGTACGAACTCGCCGGACTCGGGATCGGGACGATCTTCATCGCGATCGGCCGCCGGGTCGTCGACAGCCGCGCCTATGCCGGCATCTACGTCCGGCTGGGCGAGGAGATGGTCGCCTCCACCGCCGAGCGCAGCACGTCGACCCGGACGGCGCGGCTCGGGATGCTCCGGGAGATCGTCGAGTTCTTCGAGCACTCCCTCCCCCAGCTCATCACGAGCGCCATCGGGCTCGCCGGCACCGTCGTGATCCTCTCGACGTTGAACGTTCCCGTGTTTCTGGGCTGCCTCGCCGTCGCCGTCGCCACGGGCATCCTGTACGCGCTCACGGGAAAGTTGACGACGCGCTACAACGAGGGGCTCAACGATGAGCACGAGCGGCAGGTCGACGCCGTCGACAGCGGCGATCCCGTCCGCCTCGGCGAGCACCTGCGCGCCATGACGCGGTGGAATATCCGGCTCTCCGACCTCGAGGCCGGCACCTTCGGCATCAACTGGGTGCTCATGATGGGCCTGCTGGTGTTCGCGGTCGGCATCTCGGCGGAGCGCACCGTCGAGTACGGCGCCGTGTTCGCCATCGTCATGTACGTCTTCCAGTTCGTGGAATCGCTGATGGCCCTCCCCTTCTACTACCAGCAGTGGCTGCGGCTGCGGGAGATCTCGGGCCGGCTGGCACGCGTCGGCGCCGAGGCCGGCACCGAGGCCGGCGCCACGCCGTGACCGCCGGACTCAGTCGCGGCGGATGGCCTGGCCGGGGAGGGCGGTCTCGATGAGTTCCGCGTCGCGGACCACGAAGGTGCCCGCGACGAGCACGTGCTCGATCCCGGACGACGGCTCCGTGGGCGACTGGAAGGTCGCGTTGTCGATGACGGTGGCGGGGTCGAAGACGGTGATGTCGGCGTCCGCCCCGACCCGGATCCGGCCCTTGTTCGCCATCTGCGGCACATAGGCGTCCAGCCGCTGCGCCGGCATCAGCGTCATCTTCCGGAGCGCGTCCATGAGGGTGAGGAGACCCTCCTCGCGCACGTAGCGGCCGAGCACGCGGGCGAAGGTCCCCGCCCCGCGCGGATGTCCCTGGCCGTTGACGAACGGAACCCCATCGCTCGCCACCATCACGAGCGGGTGGGCGAGCGCCAGTTCGAACATCTCCTCGGGAATGATGTGGGCGATGATCCGGCCGCCGGCCTCTCGCCGCTCGTTGAACGTCTCCTCCGTCAGACGTTCGCCCGTCGCGTCCCACTCGATGTCGCTGAAGTCGCCCCCGAGCCGCTCCCGCCAGCCCGGATCGAAGATCGCGGCCCGGATGTCGGTGGAGGCCGCCGTGTAGGGATAGACCTCGGTCGTCACGTCCAGCCCGCTCGCCTGCGCCCCCTCGATCATGGTGAGGAGCGTCGGCACCTGTCCGAGGCCGCTCGATCCGATGTGGACGATGTGGACCCCGCCCCCCGTCGACGCCGCGTTCGCGATCATCTCGTGCACGGCCTCGATCGAGCTTCCGGGTTCGACGAGTCCGGCGTAGCGGACGTGGACGAAGCTCGTCACGCCCTCTTCCGCCGCGAGCTGGAACAGGCGGTGGATCTCCTCGCGCCGGGCCCCGGGCGTGTACTCGATGCCGAAGCCGAGGCCGAGCGCGCCGCGTCCGAGTTCATCGCGCAGCCGGCTCTCCATGACCGCCACCTGCTCGAGGTCGGCGGCGAGCCGGACCGCTTGCCTCTGCCCGCCGAGGGCGAGTCGGCGGGCCGCCCCGTGCGAGGCGGTGGCGCCGTAGTGGATGGCGGCCTGCCCTTCCCGGCTCGCGTACCACTCCTCCACGTCGCCGGTGCCGCCCTCCAGTTCGAGCGCGGTCGTGACCCCGTCCTGCGCCTGCAACTGGCTCGAGAAGAGGTCCTGGCCGTGGGCGTGGAGGTCGATGAACCCCGGCGCGACGACGAGACCGGACACGTCGACCACGGTCTCACCCTCCAGCGGAGACTCTGAAATCGCGGCGATCGTCCCGTCGCGGATCCCGACGTGGCGCACCGCGTCGAGACCGGACTCGGGGTCCATCACGCGCCCGCCCGCAAGGACGAGGTCGTAGCTCTGAGCCGCCGCGCCGGAAACGGTCGAGGCGAGGGCCGAGACGAGGGCGGCGGCGATGGCGGTCAGCGTTCGGAACTGCATGGGGAGGGCCCTCCGTTCCTGGTTCCGTATCATCAGGGCAACGGCTTCATCCGAGCAGCGCAGGGAGCACGCGCGCGACCGTCAGTCCGAGGAAGGTGCCGGCGGCGTTGCCCAGCGACCCGATCAGGACGGCCGGGAGCACGAGATCGCCGCGCCCGAGGCTGCGCGCCAGCGCGAGCGCGGAGGTGCCGCCGCCCACGTTGGCCTGCGACGCCACGGCCGCGATGTCCACGTCCAGCCGGAGGAGTCGGGCCGCGCCGAAGGTGATGAACCCGTGCACGACGACGATCGTGAGGGTGAAGACGAGGAGGGCCAGGCCGAGCGGGCCGATGTCGGCGAGCGCCCGCACGTCGCAGTGGGCGCCGATCACGCACAGGAAGAGGTAGACGGAGAACAGGCCCAGCGTGCGGCTGCCGGCGAGATCCGCGATGGCCCGGAACTGGGCGAGGATGAGAGCGATCACCGTGAGGATCAGGATGTCGGGGATCGGGAAGCCCATGGCCGCGGTCCAGGCCTCCAGCCGCTGCGAGGCCCACAGCGTCCCGAAACCGATCGCGAGGACGAGGGCGAGATCGACCGGGTGCACGCGCTCGGTGTCCTCGTCGACTCCGAGGTCCGGGGCCCGGTCGGCGGAACCCGGCGCCGCGTCCGCCGGCCCGACCCAACTCCGGACGGACTTCGGCCAGTGCGGCCGCAGCCAGCGCGGAATCGCGATCGTCGCGGCCATCCACACGGTCGTCATGATCGAGTCCACGGCCGACGCGCCGCCGAACAACACGCCCTCGCGCATGACGTCGTATCTGAGCGCGACCGCGT contains these protein-coding regions:
- a CDS encoding alcohol dehydrogenase, which codes for MKSYQFREYGGPLERAERPTPDPTGTEVLVRVHACGLCHSDLHLWQGYFEMGGGRKLDVRAVRELPFTLGHEIVGEVAAAGPDADGVSIGDRRVVFPWIGCTACEFCDADREHLCHRPRALGTHLDGGFADHVVVPHPRYLFDFGDVAPELAGTYACSGLTAYSALRKAERRLEDQLVIIGAGGVGFAGIQLAKALFDVELIVVEVDDAKLDVARRAGAAHVVDAREDDAPRQLKKLTNGGCAAVVDFAGSSASAALGFRTVAKSGSLVVVGLLGGSLSVPIPLLVLKDLAVQGSDLGSLAEMAELMELVRAGRVDPIPYATRPMAEAEASLRDLEAGRVVGRVVLTV
- a CDS encoding DegT/DnrJ/EryC1/StrS family aminotransferase, which codes for MTGRLAIDGGTPVRTAPWPAWPRSGAAERRALTEVLESGRWGLGGGAVPELEARFAALHGARYAVACCNGTMALQAALVAAGVQPGDEVVTSPYSFVATAHAIRSLGAVPAFADVAAGTHNLDPARIEDAITERTTAILPVHIGGRPVDMDRVNEIAARRGLRVIEDAAQAWLASWRGRAVGTLGDAGAFSFQSSKNLTAGEGGMVLTSDEALYRRAWSWHDCGRDPEGSRHEHADVGLNLRMTEFQAALLLAGLERLPAEQAIRRQAMDALAKGLADIDGLRTPDPDPRITAHGCHVFMVRIDESRLGAGSSDGRDKSWMIEALRAEGIPAHHGYGKPLQPGLPVCEVLCRTTVWIKHEVLLAGAAQMQDVVDAFAKVLTPRF
- a CDS encoding amidohydrolase family protein, translated to MQFRTLTAIAAALVSALASTVSGAAAQSYDLVLAGGRVMDPESGLDAVRHVGIRDGTIAAISESPLEGETVVDVSGLVVAPGFIDLHAHGQDLFSSQLQAQDGVTTALELEGGTGDVEEWYASREGQAAIHYGATASHGAARRLALGGQRQAVRLAADLEQVAVMESRLRDELGRGALGLGFGIEYTPGARREEIHRLFQLAAEEGVTSFVHVRYAGLVEPGSSIEAVHEMIANAASTGGGVHIVHIGSSGLGQVPTLLTMIEGAQASGLDVTTEVYPYTAASTDIRAAIFDPGWRERLGGDFSDIEWDATGERLTEETFNERREAGGRIIAHIIPEEMFELALAHPLVMVASDGVPFVNGQGHPRGAGTFARVLGRYVREEGLLTLMDALRKMTLMPAQRLDAYVPQMANKGRIRVGADADITVFDPATVIDNATFQSPTEPSSGIEHVLVAGTFVVRDAELIETALPGQAIRRD
- a CDS encoding cupin domain-containing protein — translated: MSVRHVSEFGLTPVAAGSGTETQVLIGPDQGPNFALRRFVMQPGGGMPRHTNAVEHEQYVLRGRARVSIGDETHDVKAGDVVYIPAGTPHSYDALGDEPFEFLCAVPNRPDKIEIVDC
- a CDS encoding DUF819 family protein, with the protein product MTAQTLYIVAVLCLVIAGTEWLVRRSFLRHGGTALMVIIFTAIIANFGLLPTSSTDTNPVPAYDAIFRTVAPLAIVWLLLKVNLRDILRAGLPIITLFLIGSLGTVAGVIAGMALVDGPERIGPLFGPLGGMFTGTYTGGSVNFNAVALRYDVMREGVLFGGASAVDSIMTTVWMAATIAIPRWLRPHWPKSVRSWVGPADAAPGSADRAPDLGVDEDTERVHPVDLALVLAIGFGTLWASQRLEAWTAAMGFPIPDILILTVIALILAQFRAIADLAGSRTLGLFSVYLFLCVIGAHCDVRALADIGPLGLALLVFTLTIVVVHGFITFGAARLLRLDVDIAAVASQANVGGGTSALALARSLGRGDLVLPAVLIGSLGNAAGTFLGLTVARVLPALLG
- a CDS encoding ABC transporter six-transmembrane domain-containing protein; its protein translation is MDVLLKRFAGRLTLTLSLVVLESAGWLLFPLVIGRAIDGVLAGSTRGLYELAGLGIGTIFIAIGRRVVDSRAYAGIYVRLGEEMVASTAERSTSTRTARLGMLREIVEFFEHSLPQLITSAIGLAGTVVILSTLNVPVFLGCLAVAVATGILYALTGKLTTRYNEGLNDEHERQVDAVDSGDPVRLGEHLRAMTRWNIRLSDLEAGTFGINWVLMMGLLVFAVGISAERTVEYGAVFAIVMYVFQFVESLMALPFYYQQWLRLREISGRLARVGAEAGTEAGATP